GTGTGCTTTAGCCTTTTGGTACTTAATGGATATATATGTTAATTATGCACAATGTGAACCTCAAACTCTGGCCAGTTTTTCATATCTTTTTATTTCACTAGTTTCGTCATGGGGAAGCAAACAACAAAACCTAAACAAAATGGAAAGTGAACTATTGAAATACTAGAAACTGCGCCATGCAACATAGAAACCTATCAGTTCATAATTATCAATAAATTCACCATAAGAAAAGGAACAACTTTGGAATTACACCGGGGAACTTTCTCATAAACATgccttttctattttaatatttCACGGCAGTTGTCCATGTACCTTGCACACTAGGGTGTTTGGTTACGTGTCTTGTCCTCAGTTTGATTACCTTCCTTCCCAATGCATTCCTTAGCCTGGTTGCTTGCAGAAGGATGTCCTCCGGATCCAAATTCTTAACACATACTACTCGTTGGTTTTTGTTCTCTGCATTTCATAGTTGAATTACCAATTGCACAACTGAGGAGTCATAAAGTTGTAAGTGAGCACAAGAATCTTACCATAAAAACCCTTCAGATGTGGATGCTGACCACGAATCATTTCAGTGACCACCTCTAATTGAGGATTCTTCTCCTTGAATTCTGGCAAATGCGACTCCATAAATGCCCTATCAGATATTCAAACCAAAAATAAGAATTCCCTGTTTCAAGCAGGACAACAAAACATGAAAAAGATACTTATTCATAGCCCTCTCATTCCAAGCCTTCATTCTAGTCACAGCCAATAAggcaaaagagaaagaaaaaaaaaagttgagatTGAAAAAGATATTAAGAAAACGCAAAAGTGGATTTAGAACTTCTTCGACTTAATTGCTAAAAGGTTGTGATTGGCATGACATGAAGTCACGGCCAATAAGgcaaaagagaaacaaaaaacaaTCAAATGTCAGTAAaagcaagaaaaaaaatagtaactaGTGGCTCATGAAACTTTCCCAGTCTGAAGAGATATAAGGCTGATGCTCAATATAAATTTCAGATATTAGGTTATGCTAACATCTATAGTTGAAGACAAAGAAACAAGAACAGAGTGAAGGAAACAAATGCAAAGATTACAATATTACTTCTAAGCaatatgaaagaagaaaaattaaGCCTGCAGTtaaaagagaaacaaaactgaatactggCAAAACAGTATCTATTCCAAAGAACACCACTCTAATTAAAACCTTGctattattaaaatatattgtGACAATGTAAAGCTGTAACAAAGCTCAATGGCTAAGTGCCTAAGTCCCAGAAGGAATGTCAGTTATCCACTCAATATATTCTTATGCCATCATAAATGTGGGTTTTGGTCCTACGATCTGTACAAATTCCAACTAGAAGCAATTCTATAGCATTGCACTGCAGCGCCAATCATACTATAAGCATCATGATGACCAGATTATTGATCCACACCACTCTATTCCATGCTATGAAGCACAAGTACTTCCAAGACAAACTTGCGtggttttgtgttttttattaATCAATTGAAATTTTAGACACTATTGCCAATTTCCAATTGAAAAAACCGGATACTAACCTAGGTTTATTTCACTCAATTTCTTTCGAAACCTAACAACATGTACGGTATACCTCTAAAGCTCTCACCGTCAATTTTCCTCTCTCCTCACCGTCGTTCCACCGCACATCATCCTCTGACCGTGGGCATCTATTTGTTAAGCTCAAACCTCAAGTACTTCTCTCTTTCTAGTTTCTATCCCCTTGTTACATTTCTGCCATTACAGTTTTTGCTAAACTGTCAACCAAGTTTACAATAACATGGGAGGAAAGTAATGATTAATTAGGTGCTTCCAACTATTAGAGAGTAGACCAAGACCATTGAACTGAAATTATCAATTCTTGGTCAGTGTTTTCTTCCGGCGCATCATTTCTAGGATCATGGAATAGTTTTACTGCCCCTATTGAATTTGTCCTATTTGTCtattttttgtatattttattcatAGACTTGCATAAATGAATTGCAATAGCCCCCCATAAAATGAATTGCAATGCTACAATCAGATAAAAAGAGAACCATAGGAAGCGAGCAATGCGAAAAATTTCACAAACCCAAAGACCcagatgaaattaaaaataaaaattcgacCTTTATGCtccaaaaaaacataaattgatTTATAATGAACATGACACAAGAAATGGTGAATTGAAGCATGTAATGGGATATTGAATCTGTACCTTATGCCTTTGCTGCTACCGCCCCAGTCGCTATAGCTAACAATGAGCTTGCGAAGTTGCCAAACCCCTCGCAAAGCCATCTGATACCcccaaaaaaatggaaaaagatTTCAGAGGATTGTGATTCGAATGAATGGAGCAATGAACAAACCATGATTGATAATTTGATACCTTGCGACTTCGCCAATGGAGGGAAAACCGCTATTATGCGAGAATGTCAGTGACAGTGAGTGTGAGGTGCAAACCCTATGGTGCTACTGTAACCAACAAGAAGCTGAAGCTGTCTGTATATCCTTTAAACGCACCGTTTCAGAGaatgtgtttattttttttggatgGAGGGCCAGGCCCAAATTCAAAGATAATTAGAAAACATTGTaattttgacccaaaaaaacaTTGTCTTGAAATATTAAATTTAGGGAAAAATGCAAATTACTACCTTAATGTTTAGCTTCCGTGCGAATTAGCCCCTCACCATTTAAAAGGTGTATttataatcttaagtttttTGAAGTGTGCAAATCTAACCTTCTGttaatatttttgttaaattttaataaaatttgtcACATGACATGCACATGACTTTTTCTCTTCCAAAATTACACATTGTAAAAACTCATTGCCTGCTACCTCACTCCATGTAAAACTTAGAGCAAGCAAGAATTCAATATAAGACCAATGAATTTGGAATAAAAAGCACAAAAACACAATAGACACGTCAAATTTGAGCTATAACCTTAAAACCACAGCTGAGCATGAAATGATTACACGCGTTCCTTGGCCTTGATACAAGTTTTGTATTTGTCAAATGTGGTGAAtatttcaattatatttttctatttacgtttttttttcttttcattttgttgAAATGCTGAAGGATATTGATGTTGATATTCTTATTTGTACACCTTAATAATAATTATGAGGTTAACTATTTGTAGTTTTCCTAAAATGGCTGGAAATGAAAATTGATGTACATAACATGCTTAATAATAAAAGCtacaagaaaaaaattaataaagtaGACGAGTTTTTTAATGtaccaaaacaaactaaaacAGTAGATGAAAGGTTAAGCTACATGAAAAAAAGTATAGGAAAAAATGGTGGAAAAAAATTCTGGAACGTCAAGCATTTTTTCACACAACAGAGATTCATTTACAAAAGGTAATTTTGGAAGAGAAAAAGTCATGtgataaattttattaaaatttaccAGAAGGTTATATTTGCACATTTTAAAAAACTTAAGGTTATAAATACACCTTTTAAAAGATGAGGGGCTAATTCGCACGGAAGCTAAACATCAAGGTAGTAATTTGTATTTTTCTCTccctaaaattaattataaaaactcTAGAATTATGTTAATATGTTTTTAATGTTATAATTAATgactaaaatttaaaatcttaTGTAATCACAAGGTGTGACGTAGTGGTTAGCCTACTTCGTCGCTTAACCATGAGGTTGAGGGTTCATCCTTACACATGGGAATAGAGCGCATATTGTGGTCAGTTGTTTACCGCTTAGTGCAAGCACCCACGACGATGAATTTAGTCATTACTGTAGACATGGTACCCTAGGCTCAATAAAAAGAAGTATTATCGTGTAAAATGTCAAATCCTTGTTTGTTAAAGTTATCATACATGCCTCAAACGGATTAGTCTCATGAATGTCAGTTGTGGGATACCTTGAGAAATCCAAACAATCAACATAAAATCATTTAAAGATATATAAACttctaaatttattaaaaaaaatcacaattaatCACTaacaatatataatttataaaagtgaaataaaaagattttaataaattttttgtttttttttagaatttttattcattaataatatgCATAGAAACACTTGTATAGGATATTCGTACATATGAGAGGTTTAGATTTCATCTTCATGCCTAAGACCTACCTTCTAGATATATATTCATTGGTTACTGAGTGAAATTGGGAGGTGTAGTTGTATAATTGCCCCTATAGATTTAAGGCCTTTGCATATTGTTTAGCTGGTATTGGAGTGAGTCTCCATTGTAGTCTTGCTTCTTTTAACTTTTCTCCGGAGATGTTTGCGCCCTTGGTTGTATATGATTTCATGGGCTTGTAGTTTTTTTTCACTTTATCACTTTATTTCTCATTCACCAAAAACATTTGTATTAATTTACACATTGTTATCAAATATAATCCTTTTTTTAAGGTAAGGCTCAACATTCATTGATTAGAAAAAGAGGCGTTAATAAGTCATTAGAGGGACTTGAAGAAGACCATGGCTGATGATCAAATTGTATAtgcaaatattttaaattttaatatatttttacatAAATTTTCCATCCACATATCATCGATGATtactttataaaaataaaaagttaagtttaattttgatcctaataatttatcattattaaactaattaaatataaaatgctaattatttaaagaaaaaaataatattgaaaATAAAACCCATGATATAAATATGTCTAATTGAAACCAATTAATgtgaaatatataattatttaaattctcTCAATCACTTTATTTGTATTGCCTTTATTTTCTATCATTTCAAActgcagtttttttttataagcatttcAAACTGCAGTGTTTATGGAGTTAGTTGCATGCACAAAGGTCGGTGGTGCAAGTGGAAACTTATGAGTGGTTGCCAAGCATTAATAATCAAATTTGTTTCGTTTGTAGTAGTGCGTTAATCATTGGACTTGTAAGTTGATCTCatctaaaaattcaataatataTCGCCCACACACatcaattaatcaattaattataCTACAAGAATCATTGAAAAGCTTGGTTTCGACGTTTTACGCACTGTCGTTCCATGTTCTCAATAATTGCCTCTCTCTTTCTGTTACCTCCAATTAGCAGTGTGTATTGTTGATATTGGGTCATGTCAAACATGGACAAAGTCACCTGAAGTTGAAGATGTCAATCACTGTTTGAGAGCGA
This portion of the Lotus japonicus ecotype B-129 chromosome 3, LjGifu_v1.2 genome encodes:
- the LOC130746407 gene encoding 54S ribosomal protein L51, mitochondrial-like, with translation MALRGVWQLRKLIVSYSDWGGSSKGIRAFMESHLPEFKEKNPQLEVVTEMIRGQHPHLKGFYENKNQRVVCVKNLDPEDILLQATRLRNALGRKVIKLRTRHVTKHPSVQGTWTTAVKY